In Brassica oleracea var. oleracea cultivar TO1000 unplaced genomic scaffold, BOL UnpScaffold01287, whole genome shotgun sequence, one DNA window encodes the following:
- the LOC106321179 gene encoding SKP1-interacting partner 15: MESSPINRLPTDSLHQIFSSLPLRQIIICRSVCKFFNHLLTSQPFTEIISARPPLNLLALRPPHHHRHRHAANPQPCINVYDPDENRWLRFNLDFLPFRSPQPVASSNGLIYLWGDSVNSVDSSKSLVACNPLTRQFKVLPQLGSAWSRHGTVLVDSVNRVMVLTELAALYYSGAVVANQWLKFSSNLPSKPRSPVLMSTSVFALCDVGSPWRSQWKLFSCRLTSLAVTHTNWTCLEKHEWGDIFDIIKRPRLLRGEGESKLLMIGGLKSTFSLNPACSTILILRLCLESLEWEEAGRMPLEMYRGFQESSKFKVFGGGDRVYFSAKRMGKLAMWDCWEGWRWVDGVSGYGDGLCRGFVFEAKLTLMQ; the protein is encoded by the coding sequence ATGGAGTCATCGCCAATCAACCGTCTCCCAACGGACTCGCTCCACCAGATCTTCTCATCCCTCCCCCTCCGCCAAATCATCATCTGCAGATCCGTCTGTAAGTTCTTCAACCACCTCTTGACCTCGCAGCCCTTCACCGAGATCATCTCCGCGCGTCCTCCTCTCAACCTCCTCGCTCTCCGCCCCCCGCACCACCACAGACACCGCCACGCGGCGAACCCGCAACCCTGCATCAACGTGTACGATCCAGACGAGAATCGATGGCTCAGATTCAACCTCGACTTCCTCCCTTTCCGCTCGCCTCAGCCCGTGGCTTCCTCCAACGGGTTGATCTACCTCTGGGGCGACTCGGTTAACTCGGTTGACTCGAGCAAGTCCCTCGTGGCCTGTAACCCCCTGACTCGCCAGTTCAAGGTGTTGCCTCAGCTCGGCTCGGCCTGGTCGCGTCACGGGACTGTTCTCGTCGACTCGGTTAACAGAGTCATGGTCCTAACCGAGCTAGCCGCTCTGTATTACTCAGGCGCGGTGGTTGCTAACCAGTGGCTCAAATTCTCATCGAACTTGCCGTCGAAGCCGAGGAGCCCCGTGTTGATGTCGACCTCCGTGTTCGCGTTATGCGACGTCGGATCGCCGTGGAGAAGCCAGTGGAAGCTCTTCTCGTGTAGGCTCACGAGCCTCGCGGTGACTCACACGAACTGGACTTGCTTGGAGAAGCACGAGTGGGGAGATATCTTTGATATCATAAAACGACCACGTTTGCTGCGCGGGGAAGGCGAGTCTAAGCTGCTTATGATCGGGGGGTTGAAGTCGACGTTCTCGTTGAACCCGGCGTGTTCGACTATTCTGATACTTAGGCTTTGTTTAGAGAGCTTGGAGTGGGAGGAAGCGGGGAGGATGCCGCTTGAGATGTACAGAGGGTTTCAAGAATCGAGTAAGTTTAAGGTTTTTGGGGGTGGTGATAGGGTTTACTTCTCTGCTAAGAGGATGGGGAAGCTTGCGATGTGGGATTGTTGGGAAGGGTGGAGATGGGTTGATGGTGTTTCTGGTTATGGTGATGGGTTGTGTCGTGGGTTTGTGTTCGAAGCTAAGCTTACATTGATGCAATGA